One Saccharopolyspora erythraea NRRL 2338 genomic region harbors:
- a CDS encoding MFS transporter — translation MKLDAIEEAPVSGFHRKLLVACCGGPLLDGYLLSIIGVALVGITDEMRLSTTSSALVGVVALVGMFLGGLTIGPLTDRLGRRSMYTIDLAVLLVASVLCVFVTEAWQLVVLRFVVGFAVGADYPIATALLAEWFPRAQRARALGGVIIAWYFGALLSYVVGFAITEVAGPGGWRWVLGSAAVVSAVVLVLRHGTPESPRWLVDQGRAEEAAALVHRVLRVPVTADDLIASRERATVERGGLRELFRGIYLRRAVFVSVFYTCQVIPMWAMYLFGPQMLAAFGLDSQNLSNLGSALISALFLLGCVPAMRLLETAGRRRTIIWSFALMAVPLAVLGWWPTAPVVAVIVCFSLYAFFAGAPGILEWLYPNELFPTTIRASAVGLAVALSRIGAAVGTYLVPLSLESLGTSTTMYIGTAITLVGLLACVLWAEETKGLSLAQASGGEVPALAWASGGEVPARQGETSAV, via the coding sequence ATGAAACTCGACGCAATCGAAGAGGCACCCGTGAGCGGGTTCCACCGCAAGCTGCTCGTCGCCTGTTGCGGAGGACCGCTGCTGGACGGGTACCTGCTGAGCATCATCGGCGTCGCCCTGGTCGGCATCACCGACGAGATGCGGCTGAGCACGACGTCCTCGGCCCTGGTCGGGGTGGTCGCCCTGGTCGGCATGTTCCTGGGCGGGCTGACCATCGGCCCGCTGACCGACCGCCTCGGACGCCGTTCGATGTACACCATCGACCTCGCCGTCCTGCTCGTCGCGTCGGTGCTGTGCGTGTTCGTCACCGAGGCGTGGCAGCTCGTCGTGCTGCGGTTCGTCGTCGGTTTCGCCGTCGGGGCCGACTACCCCATCGCCACCGCCCTGCTCGCGGAGTGGTTCCCCCGCGCGCAGCGGGCGCGCGCGCTGGGCGGTGTGATCATCGCCTGGTACTTCGGCGCCCTGCTGTCCTACGTGGTCGGGTTCGCCATCACCGAGGTCGCCGGCCCCGGCGGGTGGCGCTGGGTGCTGGGCAGCGCGGCGGTGGTGAGCGCGGTCGTGCTCGTCCTGCGGCACGGGACACCGGAGTCGCCGCGCTGGCTGGTCGACCAGGGACGCGCCGAGGAGGCGGCGGCGCTGGTGCACCGGGTGCTGCGGGTACCGGTCACCGCCGACGACCTCATCGCCTCGCGCGAGCGGGCCACCGTCGAACGCGGCGGGCTCCGCGAGCTGTTCCGGGGCATCTACCTGCGCCGCGCGGTGTTCGTGTCGGTCTTCTACACCTGCCAGGTCATCCCGATGTGGGCGATGTACCTGTTCGGGCCGCAGATGCTGGCCGCGTTCGGGCTGGACTCGCAGAACCTCAGCAACCTCGGCTCCGCGCTGATCAGTGCGCTGTTCCTGCTCGGCTGCGTGCCCGCGATGCGGCTGCTGGAGACGGCAGGGCGCAGGCGCACCATCATCTGGTCCTTCGCGCTGATGGCCGTCCCGCTCGCGGTGCTGGGCTGGTGGCCCACGGCCCCGGTCGTCGCCGTGATCGTCTGCTTCAGCCTCTACGCCTTCTTCGCCGGCGCCCCGGGAATCCTGGAATGGCTCTACCCCAACGAGCTGTTCCCCACCACGATCCGCGCGTCGGCGGTCGGCCTGGCCGTCGCGCTGAGCCGGATCGGTGCCGCCGTCGGCACCTACCTGGTGCCGCTGTCGCTGGAGAGCCTGGGCACCTCGACCACCATGTACATCGGCACCGCGATCACGTTGGTCGGGCTGCTCGCCTGCGTGCTGTGGGCCGAGGAGACCAAGGGGCTGTCGCTGGCCCAGGCCAGCGGCGGCGAAGTGCCGGCGCTGGCCTGGGCCAGCGGCGGCGAAGTGCCGGCGCGGCAGGGCGAGACGAGCGCGGTGTGA
- a CDS encoding LysR family transcriptional regulator translates to MERRELEYFLAIAESGSFTAAAQALHVAQPSLSHAIGALENKLGGKVFHRLPHGVALTTAGEALVEPARQVMRDLSTATDSVRRVLGLAAGRLDIVAQTTLAVDPLAELLGAFLRSHPKVAVRVSDPELGSDVTGSVRTGECELGMADSTVDAVGDLENIVLEGREIFAVLPAGSAPAERTRLGVAELAELDWVTTPEGTATREVIEHTVSAQGASPRVAVETAHQAMVVPLVLAGAGATLLPRSLARDAAERGAAVLPLRPRVIRRGVLFWRRGPLSPAAGEFVRLVMSRAGRGSADRRRG, encoded by the coding sequence ATGGAGCGCAGGGAACTGGAGTACTTCCTGGCCATCGCCGAGAGCGGCAGCTTCACCGCCGCGGCCCAGGCGCTGCACGTGGCCCAGCCGTCGCTGTCGCACGCCATCGGCGCGCTGGAGAACAAGCTCGGCGGCAAGGTCTTCCACCGGCTGCCGCACGGCGTCGCGCTCACCACCGCGGGCGAGGCGCTGGTGGAGCCGGCCAGGCAGGTCATGCGCGACCTCAGCACCGCCACCGACTCGGTGCGCCGGGTGCTCGGCCTGGCGGCCGGGCGGCTGGACATCGTCGCGCAGACGACGCTGGCCGTCGACCCGCTCGCCGAACTGCTCGGCGCTTTCCTGCGCAGTCACCCGAAGGTGGCGGTGCGGGTGTCGGACCCCGAGCTCGGCTCCGACGTCACCGGCTCGGTGCGCACCGGTGAGTGCGAGCTCGGCATGGCCGACTCCACCGTGGACGCCGTCGGCGACCTGGAGAACATCGTGCTGGAGGGCCGCGAGATCTTCGCCGTGCTCCCGGCGGGCTCGGCCCCGGCCGAGCGCACCCGGCTGGGCGTGGCCGAGCTGGCCGAGCTGGACTGGGTCACCACGCCGGAGGGCACCGCGACCCGCGAGGTCATCGAGCACACGGTCAGCGCGCAGGGCGCGAGTCCGCGCGTGGCGGTCGAGACGGCGCACCAGGCCATGGTCGTGCCGCTGGTGCTGGCCGGCGCGGGCGCGACGCTGCTGCCCCGCTCGCTGGCCCGCGACGCCGCCGAGCGCGGGGCGGCCGTGCTCCCGCTGCGGCCCAGGGTCATCCGGCGCGGGGTGCTCTTCTGGCGCCGCGGGCCGCTCTCGCCTGCCGCGGGCGAGTTCGTCCGCCTGGTGATGTCGCGGGCGGGTCGCGGTTCCGCCGACCGCCGCCGCGGCTGA
- a CDS encoding formylglycine-generating enzyme family protein, with the protein MTEQEQKSCCAPPTGRAARPVEVDAVETCDPPRRAGDLVLLDGGEFLMGSEDAHAYPEDGEGPVRAVRLEAFRISRTAVSNVEFGEFVAATGYRTEAERWGWSFVFGGLLPDDFPPTRGVAATPWWRQVEGADWRRPEGPGSDVDQRGDHPVVHVSWSDARAYCAWAGLRLPTEAEWEYAARGGLAGRAFPWGDELEPGGRHLMNVWQGEFPRRNTFADGWLGTCPVDAFPPNGFGLHNTTGNVWEWCADWFDPGDRTRRSARGGSYLCHDSYCRRYRVSARQGLTPDSTTGNTGFRCALDA; encoded by the coding sequence ATGACTGAGCAGGAGCAGAAGTCCTGTTGCGCGCCGCCGACCGGCCGGGCGGCGCGGCCGGTGGAGGTGGACGCCGTCGAGACCTGCGATCCCCCGCGCCGTGCGGGCGACCTGGTGCTGCTGGACGGTGGCGAGTTCCTGATGGGAAGCGAGGACGCGCACGCCTACCCCGAGGACGGGGAGGGGCCGGTCCGCGCGGTGCGGCTGGAGGCGTTCCGCATCAGCCGCACCGCGGTGTCCAACGTGGAGTTCGGCGAGTTCGTCGCGGCCACCGGCTACCGCACCGAGGCCGAGCGGTGGGGATGGTCGTTCGTCTTCGGCGGTCTGCTGCCCGACGACTTCCCGCCCACCCGCGGTGTGGCGGCGACGCCGTGGTGGCGTCAGGTCGAGGGCGCCGACTGGCGCCGGCCCGAGGGACCGGGGTCCGATGTGGACCAGCGCGGTGACCACCCCGTCGTGCACGTGTCCTGGTCCGACGCCCGCGCCTACTGCGCCTGGGCCGGGCTGCGGCTGCCGACCGAGGCCGAGTGGGAGTACGCCGCCCGCGGCGGCCTGGCCGGCCGGGCGTTCCCGTGGGGCGACGAGCTGGAGCCGGGCGGGCGGCACCTGATGAACGTCTGGCAGGGCGAGTTCCCGCGGCGCAACACCTTCGCCGACGGCTGGCTCGGCACCTGCCCGGTCGACGCGTTCCCGCCCAACGGCTTCGGGCTGCACAACACCACGGGCAACGTGTGGGAGTGGTGCGCCGACTGGTTCGACCCCGGCGACCGGACGCGCCGCAGCGCCCGCGGCGGCTCGTACCTGTGCCACGACTCCTACTGCCGCCGCTACCGGGTGTCGGCGCGCCAGGGGCTCACACCCGACTCCACCACCGGCAATACTGGGTTCCGTTGTGCCCTGGACGCGTGA
- a CDS encoding arylsulfatase — protein sequence MGDADIPRERLPIPDAVVPTATSLDVHEQDPPFEPVQPVRPPRGAPNVVVVLLDDMGFGAPSTFGGPCRMPTADRLAAGGLRYSRFHVTAICSPTRQALLTGRNHHSVGMGVTTEMASSAPGYNGIRPRSAATLAQVLRGNGYNTAAFGKWHQTPARDVSAAGPFDRWPTGEGFEKFYGFLCAEMNHWYPVLFDGTTPVEPSRRPEDGYHLSEDLVDHAIDWVRDQRSLKPDNPFFVYLPFGATHAPYHVPREYRERYRGKFDHGWDAQREITLRRQKELGVVPQDAELAPWADGVPHWDELSETEQRSAAALMELYAGFAEHTDDQVGRLVDALEELDALEDTLFIYILGDNGASAEGGLGGTLNEHRFASGIPDSPEFILDNLDALGDATTHAHYPVGWALAMNTPYQWTKQVASHFGGTRDGMVVHWPRGIEERAGIRQQFHHVIDIVPTVLEAAGIPQPSEVDGIAQKPIEGTSMLYSFNAADAPDRHRLQYFEMVGNRGIYHDGWMAVTRHGTPWEMVQGEQRRYFDDDEWELYDTTVDWTQARDVSAEHPGRLNELKQLFLVEAAKYNVFPLDDRMTERENPREAGRLDLMGERRAVTFHAGAKRLTEETAPNVKNRSHTITAEVEIPDGGAEGVLVAQGGRFGGWSVYFHEGRFCYAYNYFGLEVHTARAREPLAPGTHEVRMDFAYDGGGVGKGGTATLHVDGKQVGEVVVPRTIPYYFAFDETFDIGCDRASPVTDDYPVVDNRFTGTLRWVRVDLGDDLCDDVGTERERSRFKAAHD from the coding sequence ATGGGCGACGCGGACATCCCCCGCGAACGTCTCCCGATTCCCGATGCCGTCGTGCCCACCGCCACGTCCCTGGACGTGCACGAGCAGGACCCGCCCTTCGAACCGGTGCAGCCGGTGCGGCCACCGCGGGGCGCCCCGAACGTCGTGGTCGTGCTCTTGGACGACATGGGCTTCGGCGCACCGAGCACCTTCGGCGGCCCGTGCCGGATGCCGACCGCGGACCGGCTCGCAGCGGGCGGCCTGCGCTACAGCCGCTTCCACGTCACCGCGATCTGCTCGCCCACCCGCCAGGCGCTGCTGACCGGGCGCAACCACCACTCGGTCGGCATGGGCGTGACCACCGAGATGGCCAGCTCCGCGCCCGGCTACAACGGGATCCGCCCGCGCAGCGCGGCCACCCTGGCCCAGGTCCTGCGCGGCAACGGCTACAACACCGCGGCGTTCGGCAAGTGGCACCAGACCCCCGCCCGCGACGTCAGCGCGGCGGGCCCGTTCGACCGCTGGCCCACCGGCGAGGGCTTCGAGAAGTTCTACGGCTTCCTGTGCGCCGAGATGAACCACTGGTACCCGGTGCTGTTCGACGGCACGACCCCGGTGGAGCCGTCGCGGCGCCCGGAGGACGGCTACCACCTGTCGGAGGACCTGGTCGACCACGCGATCGACTGGGTGCGCGACCAGCGCAGCCTCAAGCCCGACAACCCCTTCTTCGTGTACCTGCCCTTCGGCGCGACCCACGCGCCCTACCACGTCCCCCGCGAGTACCGGGAGCGCTACCGCGGGAAGTTCGACCACGGCTGGGACGCCCAGCGCGAGATCACGCTGCGCAGGCAGAAGGAGCTGGGCGTGGTGCCGCAGGACGCCGAGCTGGCGCCGTGGGCCGACGGCGTGCCGCACTGGGACGAGCTGTCGGAGACCGAGCAGCGCTCGGCCGCGGCGCTCATGGAGCTCTACGCCGGGTTCGCCGAGCACACCGACGACCAGGTCGGCCGCCTCGTCGACGCGCTCGAGGAGCTCGACGCGCTGGAGGACACCCTGTTCATCTACATCCTCGGCGACAACGGCGCGTCGGCCGAGGGCGGCTTGGGCGGCACGCTCAACGAGCACCGCTTCGCCAGCGGCATCCCCGACAGCCCCGAGTTCATCCTCGACAACCTCGACGCGCTCGGCGACGCCACGACCCACGCGCACTACCCGGTGGGCTGGGCGCTGGCGATGAACACGCCCTACCAGTGGACCAAGCAGGTCGCCTCGCACTTCGGCGGCACCCGCGACGGCATGGTGGTGCACTGGCCGCGCGGCATCGAGGAGCGCGCCGGCATCCGCCAGCAGTTCCACCACGTGATCGACATCGTGCCGACCGTGCTGGAAGCGGCGGGCATCCCGCAGCCCTCGGAGGTCGACGGCATCGCCCAGAAGCCCATCGAGGGCACCAGCATGCTCTACAGCTTCAACGCCGCCGACGCGCCGGACCGCCACCGCCTGCAGTACTTCGAGATGGTCGGCAACCGCGGCATCTACCACGACGGCTGGATGGCGGTGACCCGCCACGGCACCCCGTGGGAGATGGTGCAGGGCGAGCAACGCCGCTACTTCGACGACGACGAATGGGAGCTCTACGACACCACGGTGGACTGGACCCAGGCGCGCGACGTCTCGGCCGAGCACCCGGGCCGGCTCAACGAGCTCAAGCAACTCTTCCTCGTCGAGGCCGCCAAATACAACGTCTTCCCGCTCGACGACCGGATGACCGAGCGCGAGAACCCCCGCGAGGCCGGGCGGCTCGACCTCATGGGCGAGCGCCGCGCGGTCACCTTCCACGCCGGGGCCAAGCGACTGACCGAAGAAACCGCGCCCAACGTCAAGAACCGCTCGCACACCATCACCGCCGAGGTCGAGATCCCCGACGGTGGCGCGGAAGGGGTGCTCGTCGCCCAGGGTGGACGATTCGGCGGCTGGTCGGTCTACTTCCACGAAGGCCGGTTCTGCTACGCCTACAACTACTTCGGCCTGGAGGTGCACACCGCGCGGGCGCGCGAACCGCTCGCGCCCGGGACGCACGAGGTGCGGATGGACTTCGCTTACGACGGCGGCGGAGTCGGCAAGGGAGGCACCGCCACGCTGCACGTCGACGGCAAGCAGGTGGGAGAGGTGGTGGTGCCCAGGACCATCCCGTACTACTTCGCCTTCGACGAGACCTTCGACATCGGCTGCGACCGAGCCTCCCCGGTCACCGACGACTATCCCGTGGTGGACAACAGGTTCACCGGCACCCTGCGGTGGGTCCGCGTCGACCTCGGCGACGACCTCTGCGACGACGTGGGCACCGAACGCGAGCGCAGCCGGTTCAAGGCCGCCCATGACTGA
- a CDS encoding CHAT domain-containing protein has protein sequence MAGGDADSFRESLELADRLLERARRSDGVDDVDAAVEHAHRALDAVAGCDARRAGPLYQLGLAHGLRHERTGSVDDLRSAIGWMRAVRDCLADDDPHRPEVCARTGLLVSRYVGVAEGDRADVDEAIRDLTAAGAGGGVVGRYALGILHAVRYTGFAGEQQDRETAIEMLSELIERPDADTATADACRVTVAHLLLSRGTPVELRGRRPTLTGVAGLGLEATPEEIATARRHLESLTDQENRDLAGMRSALELLVSSATGKIDLTAPEADRALTGFDEMLSQIPEEDLDAGERDAVRAVLRGIRAHATGSGEDLSDGIAEAMAGLPAGHLLREFLVGLLRPAEPGLAESGDLRRLGASSSAAIAALERALERLPADDPDRAAVLTRLVGSLMADLSVNRAGGSMSRIRTLAAEAIRGGRADDENTGVNHAVLALATVFQEDSALGLDQIDTAVGHLREAARLLPDGHPLREGLRTMLGAVLLIRYTRSGAADNVDAAVHYLGQQGDDVLDRFTEAHVRLANHMRSPDPDGLREAIRALEDLVGELPDEHFVRQRATTTLGLARIIRNAGSDATGAAGLDESVDAVTDALRAIPEAALDHPMETTTAAMSVLWSAIAVGDRKALDRGIGMLGSVAARADLHHHERLSAIGSLGMGLRTRYEFTRDRRDLSNAIDRLEQARRMLDPGALEGALLLNSLADCYRTRGDAARKDPQRAVRVGLESLRTRARDVLLQSSALRALNAARAALGEAASVARWCLETGRSENAVEALELGRGMVLHAATVDAGVPAMLRESGHDGLAERWEREAAESGPQPWDLPEGPPSPMRDLTGAPLPSDLRYRVLEALEGHGARTRLLTPPAVAEIAAALRDTDTRALVYLLPGEDREPGIAVLVTDGGEVRPLHCPLLTAADGSPVDRFDRLQRERASGPVSGELDSRWRQALGEVCDWAWTAVLNQVLDTVAAERRRRPSRIVLVPVGKLGAVPWHAARHRVPGGGVRYAFQDAVVRYAASARQFTETARRRRRAWDGEPALVRVAGSGLLWASEEIEDIHRRHYSHGVYLGRRRRGGRRAPAPRPDDVRALLPGANSPGASLLHLGCHADLAAVPVDSALRLGSGSALQVQDILRQARDRPADAPGGLVVLAACASDLTGREHDEALTLATAFLTAGAAGVVGARWNVDDLPTALVMVMFHHYLNSGCDDPATALRAAQAWMLDPRRALPEGVGARLAPELATIDPAEPGNWAAFTYQGR, from the coding sequence ATGGCGGGCGGTGACGCGGACTCCTTCCGGGAGTCGCTCGAACTCGCCGACCGGCTGTTGGAGCGGGCGCGGCGCTCCGACGGCGTCGACGACGTGGACGCGGCGGTCGAGCACGCGCACCGCGCGCTGGACGCAGTGGCCGGCTGCGACGCCCGCCGCGCGGGGCCGCTCTACCAGCTCGGGCTCGCCCACGGCCTCCGCCACGAGCGCACCGGTTCGGTCGACGACCTGAGATCGGCCATCGGGTGGATGCGCGCGGTGCGGGACTGCCTGGCCGACGACGACCCGCACCGGCCGGAGGTCTGCGCCCGCACAGGTCTGCTGGTCAGCCGGTACGTGGGGGTGGCCGAGGGCGACCGCGCCGACGTCGACGAGGCCATCCGCGACCTGACAGCGGCCGGTGCCGGCGGAGGCGTTGTCGGCCGCTACGCCCTCGGGATCCTGCACGCCGTGCGCTACACCGGCTTCGCGGGGGAGCAGCAGGACCGCGAGACGGCGATCGAGATGCTTTCCGAGCTGATCGAGCGGCCCGATGCCGACACCGCGACCGCCGACGCGTGCCGGGTGACCGTCGCGCACCTGCTGCTGAGCCGCGGCACGCCGGTGGAGCTGCGCGGTCGCCGGCCGACGCTCACCGGCGTCGCCGGACTGGGGCTGGAGGCGACGCCGGAGGAGATCGCGACCGCACGGCGACACCTGGAGTCGTTGACGGACCAGGAGAATCGCGACCTCGCCGGCATGCGATCGGCGCTCGAGCTGCTGGTGTCGTCGGCCACGGGCAAGATCGACCTCACGGCACCGGAGGCCGACCGCGCGCTGACCGGCTTCGACGAGATGCTTTCGCAGATCCCGGAAGAAGATCTCGACGCAGGGGAACGCGACGCGGTCCGCGCGGTCCTGCGCGGAATCCGGGCTCACGCCACGGGTTCCGGCGAAGACCTGTCCGACGGGATCGCCGAAGCCATGGCCGGGCTGCCCGCCGGGCACCTGCTGCGCGAGTTCCTGGTCGGCCTGCTGCGCCCCGCCGAGCCCGGGCTCGCGGAGTCGGGTGACCTGCGGCGGCTCGGTGCGAGCAGCTCGGCCGCCATCGCAGCCCTGGAGCGGGCGCTGGAGCGGCTGCCCGCCGACGATCCCGACCGCGCCGCGGTGCTGACGCGGTTGGTGGGGTCGCTGATGGCCGACCTCTCGGTGAACCGCGCAGGCGGTTCGATGAGCCGCATCCGCACGCTCGCCGCCGAAGCGATCCGCGGCGGCCGGGCCGACGACGAGAACACCGGTGTCAACCACGCGGTGCTGGCCCTGGCGACGGTCTTCCAGGAGGACTCCGCGCTCGGGCTCGACCAGATCGACACCGCGGTCGGGCACCTGCGGGAGGCCGCCCGGCTGTTGCCGGACGGGCACCCGCTGCGGGAGGGCCTGCGCACGATGCTCGGGGCCGTGCTGCTCATCCGCTACACCCGCAGCGGTGCGGCGGACAACGTCGACGCCGCGGTGCACTACCTGGGGCAGCAGGGCGACGACGTCCTCGACCGGTTCACCGAGGCCCACGTCCGGCTCGCGAACCACATGCGCAGCCCCGACCCGGATGGCCTGCGGGAGGCGATCCGGGCGCTGGAGGATCTGGTCGGCGAACTGCCGGACGAGCACTTCGTCCGCCAGCGCGCCACGACCACGCTCGGGCTCGCCCGCATCATCCGGAACGCCGGGTCCGACGCCACGGGCGCGGCCGGTCTCGACGAGTCGGTGGACGCCGTGACCGATGCGCTCCGCGCGATCCCGGAGGCCGCGCTCGACCACCCGATGGAGACCACCACCGCCGCGATGTCGGTGCTGTGGAGCGCGATCGCGGTCGGGGACCGCAAGGCGCTCGACCGCGGGATCGGCATGCTCGGGTCGGTCGCGGCCCGTGCCGACCTGCACCACCACGAGCGGTTGTCGGCGATCGGCAGCCTGGGCATGGGGCTGCGCACCCGCTACGAGTTCACCCGGGACCGGCGCGACCTCAGCAACGCGATCGACCGGCTCGAACAGGCGCGGCGGATGCTCGACCCGGGCGCGCTGGAGGGCGCGCTGCTGCTGAACTCGCTGGCCGACTGCTACCGCACGCGCGGCGACGCGGCCAGGAAGGACCCGCAGCGTGCGGTCCGAGTGGGGCTGGAGTCCCTGCGGACGCGCGCACGCGACGTGCTGTTGCAGTCCAGCGCTCTGCGCGCGCTGAACGCGGCCCGTGCCGCGCTCGGCGAGGCGGCTTCGGTGGCCCGTTGGTGCCTGGAGACCGGACGGAGCGAGAACGCGGTGGAGGCGCTGGAGCTGGGGCGGGGCATGGTGCTGCACGCGGCCACGGTCGACGCGGGCGTCCCGGCGATGCTGCGCGAGTCCGGCCACGACGGGCTCGCCGAGCGCTGGGAGCGCGAGGCGGCCGAGTCCGGTCCGCAGCCGTGGGACTTGCCGGAGGGGCCGCCCAGCCCGATGCGGGACCTGACCGGCGCGCCGCTGCCGAGCGATCTGCGGTACCGGGTGCTCGAAGCGCTGGAGGGCCACGGGGCGCGTACACGGCTGCTCACACCGCCCGCCGTCGCCGAGATCGCCGCCGCCCTGCGCGACACCGACACCAGGGCGCTGGTCTACCTGCTCCCGGGCGAGGACCGGGAACCCGGCATCGCCGTGCTGGTCACCGACGGCGGCGAGGTCCGCCCGCTCCACTGCCCGCTCTTGACCGCCGCGGACGGCAGTCCGGTTGACCGGTTCGACCGGCTCCAGCGGGAGCGGGCGAGCGGCCCCGTGTCCGGGGAACTGGACAGCAGGTGGCGGCAGGCCCTCGGCGAGGTCTGCGACTGGGCGTGGACGGCGGTGCTCAACCAGGTGCTCGACACCGTCGCGGCCGAGCGGCGCCGGCGTCCGAGCCGGATCGTGCTGGTACCGGTGGGAAAGCTCGGCGCGGTCCCGTGGCACGCCGCGCGGCACCGGGTGCCCGGCGGCGGCGTCCGCTACGCCTTCCAGGACGCCGTCGTGCGCTACGCCGCGTCGGCCCGCCAGTTCACCGAGACCGCCCGGCGCCGCAGGCGCGCGTGGGACGGCGAACCGGCGCTGGTGCGGGTGGCGGGCAGCGGTCTGCTGTGGGCGTCGGAGGAGATCGAGGACATCCACCGCAGGCACTACTCCCACGGCGTCTACCTCGGCCGCAGGCGCCGGGGCGGCAGGCGGGCGCCTGCCCCGCGGCCCGACGACGTGCGCGCACTGCTGCCCGGCGCGAACTCGCCCGGTGCGTCGCTGCTGCACCTGGGCTGCCACGCCGACCTCGCGGCGGTGCCGGTGGACTCCGCCCTGCGGCTGGGATCCGGTTCGGCGTTGCAGGTGCAGGACATCCTGCGGCAGGCGCGCGACCGTCCCGCCGACGCGCCGGGCGGCCTGGTCGTGCTGGCCGCCTGCGCCAGCGACCTGACCGGCCGCGAGCACGACGAGGCGCTGACGCTGGCGACGGCGTTCCTGACCGCCGGAGCGGCCGGGGTCGTCGGCGCGCGGTGGAACGTCGACGACCTGCCCACGGCGCTGGTCATGGTCATGTTCCACCACTACCTGAACTCCGGTTGCGACGATCCGGCCACGGCCCTGCGCGCGGCGCAGGCGTGGATGCTGGACCCGCGCCGGGCGCTGCCCGAAGGGGTCGGCGCCCGGCTCGCGCCGGAGCTCGCCACGATCGACCCCGCCGAACCCGGCAACTGGGCGGCGTTCACCTACCAGGGCCGGTGA
- a CDS encoding Hsp70 family protein — protein MAAPPTTFGIDLGTTHSCVAYVDESGRPVIARNAVSEDTTPSVVYFEGPGRVLVGSSAKNSALLAPHLVAQLVKRDMGRQGVEFGYHGRAYTPEEISALILRELARSAEESTGRQVRDVVITVPAYFGVAEKEATRRAGEIAGLNVLDVLAEPVAAALHHQGLESTDRARHLLVYDLGGGTFDTTAIRVERDDIRVVCTDGDQALGGADWDRRIVEHLLEVFRARHPRLDPAADEEAMQEFHSTAEELKKALSRTESRRAQLRFAGAAAGVELTRADLRRLTGDLLDRTMEITRRTLEVARRKGIERFDDVLLAGGMTRMPAVAENLRTRFGLDARLSEPDLAVAKGAALFALLRQVGDTGGAAREVAGQLGISAADVEAAAAKRVTTVVPRAFGVKAIDPTDPEAHNNPLRARQIVTHLLAANTELPADTGPFPFATGVDNQRMAEIEVWEQKGQEESEDLADNTRVGRGVLKGIPPRPAGTRIEITFRMSGTGTLAVHAQEQESGQEVRFELAIGGMDHRAVDAARTDIARHEVSG, from the coding sequence ATGGCGGCACCGCCGACGACCTTCGGCATCGACCTCGGCACCACCCACTCCTGCGTCGCCTACGTCGACGAGTCGGGGCGGCCGGTGATCGCCCGCAACGCCGTCAGCGAGGACACCACGCCGTCGGTGGTCTACTTCGAAGGGCCGGGCCGGGTGCTGGTCGGCTCCTCGGCGAAGAACTCCGCGCTGCTGGCGCCGCACCTGGTCGCGCAACTGGTCAAGCGGGACATGGGCAGGCAGGGGGTGGAGTTCGGCTACCACGGCCGCGCCTACACCCCGGAGGAGATCTCCGCGCTGATCCTGCGCGAGCTGGCCAGGTCTGCCGAGGAGAGCACCGGCAGGCAGGTGCGGGACGTGGTGATCACCGTGCCCGCCTACTTCGGCGTCGCCGAGAAGGAGGCCACCCGCCGGGCCGGTGAGATCGCCGGGCTCAACGTGCTCGACGTCCTCGCCGAGCCGGTCGCCGCCGCACTCCACCACCAGGGCCTGGAAAGCACCGACCGCGCGCGGCACCTGCTGGTCTACGACCTCGGCGGCGGCACGTTCGACACGACCGCCATCCGCGTCGAGCGCGACGACATCCGCGTCGTGTGCACCGACGGGGACCAGGCCCTCGGCGGCGCGGACTGGGACCGGCGGATCGTCGAGCACCTGCTGGAGGTCTTCCGCGCCCGGCACCCCCGGCTCGACCCGGCCGCCGACGAGGAGGCGATGCAGGAGTTCCACAGCACCGCCGAGGAGCTGAAGAAGGCGTTGAGCCGCACCGAGTCCCGGCGCGCGCAACTGCGCTTCGCCGGGGCGGCCGCGGGGGTGGAGCTGACCCGCGCCGACCTGCGGCGGCTCACCGGCGACCTGCTCGACCGGACCATGGAGATCACCCGCCGCACGCTGGAGGTGGCGCGGCGCAAGGGGATCGAGCGGTTCGACGACGTGCTGCTGGCCGGCGGGATGACCCGGATGCCCGCGGTGGCCGAGAACTTGCGCACGCGATTCGGCCTCGACGCGCGGCTCAGCGAGCCGGACCTCGCGGTCGCCAAGGGCGCGGCGCTTTTCGCGCTGCTGCGGCAGGTCGGGGACACCGGCGGAGCCGCGCGGGAGGTCGCCGGGCAGCTGGGCATCAGCGCGGCCGACGTCGAGGCGGCGGCGGCCAAGCGCGTGACGACCGTGGTCCCCCGGGCGTTCGGGGTCAAGGCGATCGACCCTACCGACCCGGAGGCGCACAACAACCCGTTGCGCGCCAGGCAGATCGTGACCCACCTGCTCGCCGCGAACACCGAGCTTCCCGCCGACACCGGCCCGTTCCCGTTCGCCACCGGCGTGGACAACCAGCGGATGGCCGAGATCGAGGTGTGGGAGCAGAAGGGACAGGAGGAGTCGGAGGACCTCGCCGACAACACCCGCGTCGGACGCGGCGTGCTGAAGGGCATCCCGCCCCGGCCCGCCGGAACCCGGATCGAGATCACCTTCCGCATGTCCGGGACCGGTACGCTCGCGGTGCACGCGCAGGAGCAGGAATCGGGGCAGGAAGTGCGGTTCGAACTCGCCATCGGCGGCATGGACCACAGGGCGGTCGACGCCGCCCGCACCGACATCGCCAGGCACGAGGTGAGCGGGTGA